Proteins co-encoded in one Streptomyces roseochromogenus subsp. oscitans DS 12.976 genomic window:
- the dtd gene encoding D-aminoacyl-tRNA deacylase encodes MRAVVQRVDGASVVVDGETVGAIEGEGLCVLVGVTHEDTKEKAAQLARKLWSIRMLQDEKSCSDIDAPLLVISQFTLYGDARKGRRPTWNAAAPGDVAEPLVDEVVAQLRSLGATVATGRFGAQMRVSLTNDGPFTVLLEI; translated from the coding sequence ATGCGTGCGGTGGTGCAGAGAGTGGACGGCGCGAGTGTCGTCGTGGACGGTGAGACGGTCGGCGCGATCGAGGGCGAGGGGCTGTGCGTGCTCGTCGGCGTGACCCACGAGGACACCAAGGAGAAGGCGGCACAGCTGGCCCGCAAGCTCTGGTCGATCCGCATGCTGCAGGACGAGAAGTCGTGCAGCGACATCGACGCCCCCCTGCTGGTGATCAGCCAGTTCACCCTGTACGGGGACGCGCGCAAGGGCCGGAGGCCGACATGGAACGCGGCGGCTCCGGGTGATGTGGCCGAGCCACTGGTGGACGAGGTGGTGGCTCAGCTGCGGTCACTCGGCGCGACGGTGGCTACGGGCCGCTTCGGTGCGCAGATGCGGGTGTCGCTGACGAACGACGGCCCGTTCACGGTGCTGCTGGAGATCTAG
- a CDS encoding GNAT family N-acetyltransferase, whose translation MSDVRIVTEAEFEAWLLALKTGFLREPVVTREQLEARRRQFVPGRLLGAFDGGRCVATFRSFAQELTAVGGAPVPADAISNVTVSPTHRRRGLLTHMMNQDLAAAKERGDVVATLIAAEYPIYGRYGFGPATWTTEWTVEVLRTGLDPRWSGPDDGGRIDLVDGEDVRKLGPELYERFRRAQPGAVSRDELWWQMNTGAVRYGSWTEPFYAVHRAASGEVEGLVAYESDETWTAAKQPDQTASVFGLIAANPAAERALWHYLCSIDWITKVKSGRRGPDDLLPLCLPDPRAARITEQGDWLWVRILDVVRALEARTYDGTGTLVLDVVDDGGLAGGRFRLEASPEGASCVPASAESADLTLGIGELASIWLGGESPVRLAALGRIRAEREGAARQADALFRSSGRPWCPDIF comes from the coding sequence ATGAGCGACGTCCGGATCGTCACCGAGGCCGAATTCGAGGCCTGGCTGCTCGCGCTGAAGACCGGATTTCTGCGGGAACCGGTGGTCACCCGGGAGCAGTTGGAGGCCCGCAGGCGGCAGTTCGTACCGGGGCGGCTGCTCGGCGCGTTCGACGGCGGCCGGTGCGTGGCCACGTTCCGCTCCTTCGCGCAGGAACTGACCGCGGTCGGCGGTGCGCCCGTGCCCGCGGACGCGATCTCGAACGTCACCGTCAGCCCCACCCACCGCCGCCGCGGTCTGCTCACCCACATGATGAACCAGGACCTCGCGGCGGCGAAGGAGCGCGGTGACGTGGTCGCGACGCTGATCGCCGCCGAGTACCCGATCTATGGCCGCTACGGCTTCGGTCCGGCCACCTGGACGACGGAGTGGACCGTCGAGGTGCTCCGGACGGGCCTGGATCCGCGCTGGTCCGGTCCCGATGACGGCGGCCGGATCGACCTGGTGGACGGCGAGGACGTCCGTAAGCTCGGACCCGAGCTGTACGAGCGGTTCCGCCGGGCTCAGCCCGGCGCGGTCAGCCGGGACGAGCTGTGGTGGCAGATGAACACCGGGGCCGTGCGATACGGGTCGTGGACCGAGCCGTTCTACGCTGTCCACCGTGCGGCCTCCGGCGAGGTCGAGGGCCTGGTGGCGTACGAGTCGGACGAGACCTGGACCGCCGCCAAGCAGCCGGACCAGACCGCGAGCGTCTTCGGACTGATCGCCGCGAATCCCGCGGCCGAGCGCGCCCTGTGGCACTACCTGTGCTCGATCGACTGGATCACGAAGGTCAAGAGCGGTCGGCGCGGTCCCGACGACCTGCTCCCCCTCTGCCTCCCCGACCCGCGCGCCGCCCGGATCACCGAGCAGGGGGACTGGCTGTGGGTGCGGATCCTGGACGTCGTACGGGCCCTGGAGGCGCGGACGTACGACGGGACGGGGACGCTGGTCCTGGACGTCGTGGACGACGGCGGGCTGGCCGGGGGGCGGTTCCGGCTGGAGGCCTCGCCCGAGGGGGCGTCCTGTGTGCCGGCTTCGGCGGAAAGCGCCGATCTCACCCTGGGCATAGGGGAGTTGGCGTCCATCTGGCTCGGTGGGGAGTCGCCGGTGCGGCTCGCGGCGCTCGGCCGGATTCGGGCAGAGCGAGAGGGCGCCGCCCGGCAGGCCGACGCCCTGTTCCGCTCGTCCGGGCGCCCGTGGTGCCCGGACATCTTCTGA
- a CDS encoding winged helix-turn-helix domain-containing protein, whose translation MSVDPEHASVGGRTRPRQPHASPRDIADALRGRIRSGVLRAGQRMPTQAELAEEFGVERGVVRQALRILQTEQLLTNVSKGSPATVAPVPAPMRLPAGPAAPPQPTMVGLAPRIAKAFAAPHVRIDALCLTSVSLTMAVGEPLRQIHAGRLKPAKIDVRVLLPSRDIDLAFPAPVADDGGLLHRRWLAQRNAQGMVLRQNLLALCATHGVDVHVSFRALPFTPPVKLYLLNGSEALFAYYTLLRREREIEHEHLELYDADGTRSMLFAFERRAGQRDAAFVEQSRLWFDALWETISSELVLSS comes from the coding sequence TTGTCTGTGGACCCGGAGCACGCCTCCGTCGGTGGACGGACGAGGCCACGGCAGCCTCACGCATCTCCTCGCGACATCGCCGACGCCCTGCGCGGCCGGATCAGGTCCGGTGTGCTGCGGGCGGGCCAGCGCATGCCCACGCAGGCCGAGCTGGCCGAGGAGTTCGGCGTGGAGCGCGGGGTCGTACGGCAGGCGTTGCGCATCCTGCAGACGGAGCAACTGCTCACCAACGTGTCCAAAGGCAGCCCGGCCACCGTGGCGCCGGTGCCCGCACCGATGCGGCTGCCGGCCGGTCCGGCGGCCCCGCCGCAGCCCACGATGGTCGGCCTCGCGCCCCGTATAGCGAAGGCCTTCGCCGCCCCTCACGTGCGGATCGACGCGCTCTGCCTGACCTCGGTCTCGCTCACGATGGCCGTCGGTGAGCCGCTCCGGCAGATCCACGCGGGACGGCTGAAACCGGCCAAGATCGACGTCCGCGTGCTGCTGCCCAGCCGGGACATCGACCTCGCCTTCCCGGCCCCGGTGGCCGACGACGGCGGTCTGCTGCACCGGCGCTGGCTGGCCCAGCGCAACGCCCAGGGCATGGTGCTGCGGCAGAATCTGCTGGCTCTGTGCGCCACGCACGGCGTCGACGTACACGTCTCCTTCCGCGCCCTGCCCTTCACCCCGCCGGTCAAGCTGTATCTGCTCAACGGCTCGGAGGCGCTGTTCGCGTACTACACGCTGCTGCGCCGCGAGCGGGAGATCGAGCACGAGCATCTGGAGCTGTACGACGCCGACGGCACGCGCTCGATGCTGTTCGCCTTCGAGCGGCGGGCCGGTCAGCGGGACGCCGCGTTCGTGGAGCAGTCGCGGCTGTGGTTCGACGCGCTGTGGGAGACGATCAGTTCGGAACTGGTGCTCAGCTCATAG
- a CDS encoding GntR family transcriptional regulator has protein sequence MVVTQEHVAVNGSRRLTPQEIAETLRERIRSGALRPGERLPTQAELAEEFAVERGAVRQALRVLQEDGLLSNVSKGSPPRVAEPQPARDEPQPTMVALAPRLTEAFAARHVRIDAVCLTAQSLIPALGEALRLVHEGRLRPERIDARILLPSRDINLAFPVSVDAGSAEDDAVHQRWLAMRNAQGQVLQYNLQALRGTHGIDVQVTFRALPFTPPVKLYLLNGVEALFAHYMVTRRAEPTDRGTLEMYDTLGSESLLFSFEQRAGQRDAAFVEQSQKWFDALWETITTDLTLS, from the coding sequence TTGGTCGTGACTCAGGAGCATGTGGCAGTGAACGGCAGCAGAAGGCTCACGCCGCAGGAGATCGCCGAGACCCTGCGCGAACGCATCCGCAGCGGCGCACTGCGGCCCGGCGAGCGGCTGCCGACCCAGGCCGAGCTGGCCGAGGAGTTCGCGGTCGAGCGGGGCGCCGTACGCCAGGCGCTGCGCGTGCTCCAGGAGGACGGGCTGCTCAGCAATGTCAGCAAGGGCAGCCCGCCCCGGGTCGCCGAGCCGCAGCCCGCCCGGGACGAACCGCAGCCGACCATGGTGGCCCTCGCCCCCCGGCTGACCGAGGCCTTCGCCGCCCGGCATGTGCGCATCGACGCCGTCTGCCTGACCGCGCAGAGCCTGATCCCCGCGCTCGGCGAGGCGCTGCGCCTGGTCCACGAGGGCCGGCTGCGCCCCGAGCGGATCGACGCCCGCATCCTGCTGCCGTCCCGCGACATCAACCTCGCCTTCCCGGTGTCGGTCGACGCCGGCAGCGCGGAGGACGACGCCGTCCACCAGCGCTGGCTGGCCATGCGCAACGCCCAGGGCCAGGTGCTGCAGTACAACCTCCAGGCGCTGCGCGGCACCCACGGCATCGACGTCCAGGTCACCTTCCGGGCGCTGCCGTTCACCCCGCCGGTCAAGCTGTATCTGCTCAACGGCGTCGAGGCGCTCTTCGCGCACTACATGGTCACGCGCCGCGCCGAGCCCACCGACCGCGGGACGCTGGAGATGTACGACACCCTCGGCTCCGAGTCGCTGCTGTTCTCCTTCGAGCAGCGGGCCGGGCAGCGGGACGCGGCGTTCGTGGAGCAATCGCAGAAGTGGTTCGACGCCCTCTGGGAAACCATCACGACGGACCTGACACTCTCCTAG
- a CDS encoding HAD family hydrolase, which translates to MTSDATAQTESSANEIEKLRDLIEPARVILWDFDGPICRLFARHKAERVAAGLVDWLAGHGLHNLLSESERELLDPHVVLRAVDLRHPGSDLVTELEERLTQEELRAAGSALPTPYADPLIRTWTAVGARLAITTNNSPKVVRAYLDGRGLSSCFASHIYGRTADLHLLKPNPHCLNRALTAMGCAPSAALMIGDSGSDLAAANNAGVPFLGYARNERKGKLLRDAGAGCVLASLEPLLRTLRG; encoded by the coding sequence GTGACTTCTGATGCGACGGCGCAGACCGAATCGAGTGCGAACGAGATCGAGAAGCTACGGGATTTGATCGAACCTGCCCGGGTGATCCTGTGGGACTTCGACGGACCGATCTGCCGTCTGTTCGCGCGGCACAAGGCGGAACGGGTCGCCGCCGGGCTGGTGGACTGGCTGGCCGGGCACGGGCTGCACAACCTGCTCAGCGAGTCCGAACGCGAGCTGCTGGACCCGCATGTGGTGCTGCGCGCCGTCGACCTCCGCCACCCCGGCAGCGACCTCGTGACCGAGCTGGAGGAACGTCTCACCCAGGAGGAACTGCGGGCCGCCGGCTCCGCGTTGCCGACCCCCTACGCCGACCCGCTGATCCGTACCTGGACCGCGGTCGGCGCCCGGCTGGCCATCACCACCAACAACTCCCCGAAGGTGGTCCGCGCCTACCTGGACGGCCGCGGCCTCAGCTCCTGCTTCGCCTCGCACATATACGGCCGCACGGCCGACCTGCACCTCCTCAAGCCCAACCCGCACTGTCTCAACCGGGCCCTCACCGCGATGGGCTGCGCCCCCTCGGCGGCCCTGATGATCGGCGACTCCGGCTCCGACCTCGCCGCGGCGAACAACGCCGGTGTTCCGTTTCTCGGCTACGCGCGTAACGAACGCAAGGGCAAGCTCCTGCGGGACGCCGGAGCCGGGTGCGTGCTCGCGTCCCTGGAGCCGCTGCTGCGGACACTGCGTGGCTGA